One stretch of Rhodoferax lithotrophicus DNA includes these proteins:
- a CDS encoding AraC family transcriptional regulator, with protein sequence MPATLLQAPNTDTPEVFHVPLDRAQFRRVPSRPGVELYKAHIVHHAFEPHTHEAFGLGAIASGVERFRYGGADHLAPPNSLVLMNPDELHTGRAETAGGWRYRMLYIDPAVLADLTGEPVWWFTDAVVSNSQAQAQRVSQLLEALWQADEPLAFDSLLHSLVVEIRPHARVDKPRPTDKRMRFEPVLDYLHAHYEQRLTLNDLAGVAGLSPFHFLRQFQAQHHVTPQQMLMAVRLFEAKRLLAAGQAPAMVAASTGLTDQAHLTRAFARRYGVTPARYQQQLGLK encoded by the coding sequence ATGCCTGCCACCCTCTTGCAAGCACCAAATACAGACACCCCCGAGGTGTTCCACGTGCCGCTGGACCGGGCGCAATTTCGCCGCGTACCGAGTCGACCCGGGGTTGAGCTGTACAAGGCGCACATCGTGCACCACGCCTTTGAGCCACACACCCACGAGGCCTTTGGACTGGGGGCTATCGCGTCGGGGGTGGAGCGCTTTCGCTACGGCGGTGCAGACCACCTGGCACCGCCCAACTCGCTGGTGCTGATGAACCCCGACGAATTGCACACCGGCCGAGCCGAAACCGCAGGGGGCTGGCGCTACCGCATGCTCTACATCGACCCCGCCGTGCTGGCCGACCTGACCGGGGAACCCGTCTGGTGGTTCACCGACGCGGTGGTGAGCAACAGCCAGGCGCAAGCCCAGCGTGTGTCACAGTTGCTGGAAGCCCTTTGGCAAGCCGATGAGCCGCTGGCCTTTGACAGCCTGTTGCACAGCCTGGTGGTCGAAATCCGCCCCCACGCGCGGGTGGACAAGCCGCGCCCCACCGACAAGCGCATGCGTTTTGAGCCCGTGCTGGACTACCTGCACGCCCACTATGAGCAGCGCCTGACGCTGAACGATCTGGCCGGGGTCGCGGGCCTGAGCCCGTTTCACTTTTTGCGCCAGTTTCAGGCCCAGCACCACGTCACCCCACAGCAAATGCTGATGGCGGTGCGCCTGTTCGAGGCCAAGCGCCTGCTGGCCGCCGGCCAGGCCCCGGCCATGGTGGCCGCCAGCACCGGCCTGACCGACCAGGCCCACCTGACCAGAGCCTTTGCCCGGCGCTATGGTGTGACACCGGCGCGTTATCAGCAGCAGCTTGGCCTGAAATAG
- a CDS encoding hydrogenase small subunit, with protein METFYEVMRRQGISRRSLLKYCSLTATSLGLAPSFVPQIAHAMETKPRTPVLWLHGLECTCCSESFIRSAHPLAKDVVLSMLSLDYDDTLMAAAGHQAEAILDEIMTKYKGNYILAVEGNPPLNEDGMFCIQSGKPFIEKLKRVAKDAKAVIAWGSCASWGCVQAAKPNPTQATPIHKVITDKPIIKVPGCPPIAEVMTGVITYMLTFDKIPELDRQGRPKMFYSQRIHDKCYRRPHFDAGQFVEAFDDESARKGYCLYKVGCKGPTTYNACSTVMWNEGTSFPIKAGHGCIGCSEDGFWDKGSFYDRLTTIHQFGIEGTADQIGGTAAAVVGAAVVAHAAVSAISRASAAKNTTTKA; from the coding sequence GTGGAAACGTTTTATGAGGTCATGCGCCGCCAAGGCATATCCCGACGCAGCCTGCTCAAGTACTGTTCGCTGACCGCCACCTCATTGGGGCTGGCACCGTCTTTTGTGCCGCAAATTGCCCACGCCATGGAAACCAAGCCGCGCACGCCGGTGCTGTGGCTGCATGGGCTGGAATGCACCTGTTGTTCCGAGAGCTTCATCCGCTCAGCCCACCCGCTGGCCAAGGATGTGGTGCTGTCGATGTTGTCGCTCGACTATGACGACACGCTGATGGCCGCCGCCGGTCACCAGGCCGAGGCCATCCTCGACGAGATCATGACCAAGTACAAGGGTAACTACATCCTGGCAGTCGAAGGCAACCCGCCGCTCAATGAAGACGGCATGTTCTGCATCCAGTCGGGCAAACCTTTCATCGAAAAACTCAAGCGCGTCGCCAAGGATGCCAAGGCCGTCATCGCCTGGGGTTCTTGCGCCTCCTGGGGTTGTGTACAAGCGGCCAAGCCGAACCCGACGCAGGCCACACCTATCCACAAGGTCATCACCGACAAACCCATCATCAAGGTGCCCGGCTGCCCGCCGATTGCCGAGGTCATGACCGGTGTGATCACCTACATGCTGACCTTCGACAAAATCCCCGAGCTGGACCGCCAGGGCCGCCCCAAGATGTTCTACAGCCAGCGCATCCACGACAAGTGCTACCGCCGCCCGCACTTTGATGCCGGCCAGTTTGTCGAAGCGTTTGACGACGAATCGGCCCGCAAAGGCTACTGCCTGTACAAGGTCGGCTGCAAAGGCCCCACCACCTACAACGCCTGCTCCACCGTGATGTGGAACGAAGGCACCAGCTTCCCGATCAAGGCCGGGCACGGCTGTATTGGCTGCTCGGAAGACGGCTTCTGGGACAAGGGTTCGTTCTACGACCGGTTGACCACCATCCACCAGTTTGGCATCGAGGGCACCGCTGACCAGATTGGCGGCACGGCTGCCGCCGTGGTGGGTGCCGCCGTGGTGGCCCACGCCGCGGTGTCTGCCATCAGCCGCGCCTCCGCTGCCAAAAACACCACCACCAAAGCCTGA
- a CDS encoding HupE/UreJ family protein yields MKLSTQNTVRCLSLAVLSLFAGLAQAHTGHGTSGLADGLAHPLGADHLLAMVAVGLWSVTALPAHKAWWGPATFMLSLIISAALGAAGLSVPFLEQMISLSVVLFGAMLVLSRQKMPVPLGLGLVALAAALHGLAHGAETPAGGLATYAVGFLASTATLHFGGVAFGLGVRKVLAEKSTWVMAGLGTLCSGAGLYLFSQL; encoded by the coding sequence ATGAAACTGTCAACACAAAACACCGTGCGTTGCCTCAGTCTGGCCGTCCTGAGTCTGTTTGCCGGACTCGCCCAAGCCCACACCGGGCATGGCACTTCTGGTCTGGCGGACGGTCTGGCGCATCCGTTGGGGGCTGATCACCTGCTGGCCATGGTGGCTGTCGGGCTTTGGTCTGTCACTGCCCTGCCAGCCCATAAAGCCTGGTGGGGTCCTGCCACCTTTATGCTGTCGTTGATCATCAGCGCGGCCCTGGGGGCTGCGGGCTTGAGCGTGCCGTTTCTGGAGCAAATGATCTCGCTCAGCGTCGTGCTGTTTGGGGCCATGCTGGTGCTGAGCCGCCAGAAGATGCCGGTGCCTTTGGGTCTGGGGCTGGTGGCCCTGGCTGCCGCGCTGCATGGTTTGGCCCATGGTGCAGAGACACCTGCAGGCGGGCTTGCCACCTATGCCGTGGGTTTTCTGGCCAGCACCGCCACCCTGCATTTTGGTGGTGTGGCCTTTGGCCTGGGTGTACGCAAGGTACTTGCTGAAAAATCCACTTGGGTGATGGCTGGTTTGGGCACGCTCTGCAGTGGTGCCGGGCTGTACCTGTTCAGCCAACTCTGA
- a CDS encoding EAL domain-containing protein, which produces MKLPGFAHGLRFRLFIASLLIELVMMVVLVGNSLRLIDSHLIRQTERRLTAIELAYKTAVALPLAARDYATLRDVLDGWHQAEDITYLVVTDNEAHILASSGWPQGQILPEPSKDFRNVDVLHVSFPVDVLGQYYGVVHYGLSMAFLKTARQDLMLQGTLIASVELLLSFLVLYAVGFWLTRHLAHLTEASSRIAAGSYQIRLPYASSDEVGQLTQNFNRMAEAVESRVTELAKLLAQQKNILQALGEGIYAQDKEGRCIFINPAALAMLGYAEAEAIGVDTHALFHHSHADGSVFPKSDCPAFHTCHDGQTRSTEDWFWHRKGYCFPVAIIITPMMIEGEIQGSLVAFRDISESRQAALALKESHDRLTTFINALPDIVVIKDGQNRWQLINNAACEALKLDGFDWQGKDNTELAQLRPEFQKFHQEALVTDELAWKNRAITLSTEHIFAEGDTLRISEVRKMPVFSGDGKRLALMVIARDITERVQTESQLRKLSLAVEQSPENIVITDLAGHIEYVNAAFVSNTGYSREELMGQTSRVIKSGKTPTDTYAALWSAIKVGDIWRGEFINRRKDGTEYLESATIAPVREGSGQISNYLAIKQDITEQRRNQAQIYRLAYHDTLTSLPNRAKLLERLELALTFAKRQSVENALILFNLDRFKNINDARGHRMGDLLLIAVGERLGRYLREGDILARVAADEFACLLLTTQSCDDSASRHAMAVAEDIRTALRQPFDFGGEDAQVSASLGITLFPQNAEDTPQEVLRRADTALHRAKDAGGNQCAFFDIGMGELTQQRFLTEHELRIGIPAGELRLFVQPQVNAAGTLVSCEALVRWQHPRRGLLPPGVFIPVAEESDLIIELEHWVTREACRLLAQEEMAGNPLHMSINISPRHFRQSGFCDWLIDLLQQEGNDPAYLTLEITEGMVIDNIDELVAKMNRLSKLGIHFSIDDFGTGYSSLAYLKRLPIDELKIDKTFVQDAPTDPDDGALVETILSIAHHLHLKVVAEGVETPEQAMFLNSRADVIHQGYLFGRPEPADIFLARRWQTLS; this is translated from the coding sequence GTGAAATTGCCTGGTTTTGCCCATGGCCTGCGTTTTCGGCTGTTCATTGCAAGCCTGCTGATTGAGTTGGTGATGATGGTGGTGCTGGTAGGCAACAGCCTGCGACTGATTGACTCGCACCTGATTCGCCAGACCGAGCGCCGTCTGACCGCCATTGAGCTGGCCTACAAAACTGCGGTGGCCCTGCCATTGGCTGCGCGTGATTACGCCACCCTGCGTGATGTGCTGGACGGATGGCATCAGGCTGAAGACATCACCTATCTGGTGGTGACTGACAATGAAGCCCATATCCTCGCATCGTCGGGCTGGCCACAGGGGCAAATACTGCCAGAGCCATCGAAAGACTTCCGCAACGTCGATGTCTTGCACGTCAGTTTTCCAGTCGATGTGCTGGGTCAATACTACGGCGTTGTGCATTACGGCTTGTCGATGGCCTTCCTGAAAACTGCGCGCCAAGACTTGATGCTGCAAGGCACATTGATCGCTTCGGTAGAGCTGCTGTTGAGCTTTTTGGTACTTTACGCCGTGGGTTTCTGGCTGACCCGTCATCTGGCGCACCTGACCGAAGCCAGCAGCCGCATTGCCGCTGGCAGCTACCAGATCCGCCTGCCTTATGCGTCCAGTGATGAGGTTGGGCAACTCACGCAAAACTTCAATCGAATGGCCGAAGCGGTTGAATCGCGCGTGACCGAACTTGCCAAGTTGCTGGCGCAGCAAAAAAACATCCTGCAAGCCTTGGGTGAAGGCATTTACGCCCAGGACAAAGAAGGCCGCTGTATTTTCATCAACCCTGCTGCCCTGGCCATGCTGGGCTACGCCGAGGCCGAGGCCATTGGTGTTGACACCCATGCGCTGTTTCACCATAGTCACGCAGACGGTTCGGTTTTTCCCAAATCAGACTGCCCGGCGTTCCACACCTGCCATGATGGACAAACGCGCAGCACTGAAGACTGGTTCTGGCACAGAAAGGGCTATTGTTTCCCAGTGGCCATCATCATCACGCCGATGATGATTGAGGGCGAAATCCAGGGCTCTCTGGTAGCTTTCAGGGACATTTCAGAGAGTCGTCAGGCAGCCCTGGCACTCAAAGAAAGCCATGACCGGCTCACCACCTTTATCAATGCCTTGCCCGACATTGTGGTCATCAAAGACGGCCAGAACCGCTGGCAGCTCATCAATAATGCGGCATGTGAAGCACTCAAGCTGGATGGTTTTGACTGGCAAGGCAAAGACAATACCGAGCTGGCGCAGCTTCGGCCGGAGTTTCAAAAGTTTCACCAGGAGGCTCTTGTCACCGACGAGCTGGCTTGGAAAAACAGGGCGATCACGCTGAGCACCGAACATATTTTTGCTGAAGGTGACACGCTTCGCATCAGCGAAGTCCGGAAAATGCCCGTGTTTTCCGGCGATGGCAAACGTTTGGCCCTGATGGTGATTGCGCGCGACATTACCGAACGGGTACAAACCGAGAGCCAGTTGAGAAAGCTCTCACTGGCAGTTGAGCAAAGCCCGGAAAACATCGTCATCACGGATCTGGCTGGTCATATCGAATACGTCAACGCTGCGTTTGTATCAAACACCGGGTACTCGCGTGAAGAGCTGATGGGGCAGACTTCAAGGGTCATCAAGTCCGGCAAGACACCGACGGATACCTACGCAGCGCTGTGGTCGGCCATCAAAGTGGGAGACATCTGGCGCGGCGAATTTATCAACCGGCGCAAAGATGGCACTGAATATCTGGAGTCGGCCACCATCGCCCCGGTGCGCGAAGGCAGTGGGCAGATCAGCAACTATCTGGCCATCAAGCAAGACATCACCGAGCAGCGACGCAACCAGGCACAAATTTACAGGCTGGCCTACCATGACACGCTGACCAGTCTGCCCAATCGGGCCAAACTGCTGGAGCGCCTTGAGCTGGCGCTGACATTTGCCAAGCGCCAGTCCGTGGAAAACGCGCTCATTCTGTTCAATCTGGACCGCTTCAAGAACATCAACGATGCACGTGGCCACCGCATGGGTGACCTGCTGCTGATCGCGGTCGGGGAGCGCTTGGGTCGCTATTTGCGAGAAGGTGACATCTTGGCGCGGGTGGCTGCTGATGAGTTCGCTTGTTTGCTGCTGACCACGCAATCCTGCGATGACTCTGCCAGCCGCCATGCGATGGCTGTGGCCGAAGATATCCGTACCGCGCTTCGTCAACCATTTGACTTTGGCGGCGAAGATGCGCAGGTCAGCGCCAGTCTTGGCATCACCCTTTTTCCTCAAAATGCGGAGGACACTCCGCAAGAAGTGTTGCGACGCGCCGACACGGCCCTGCATCGGGCCAAAGATGCGGGCGGCAACCAGTGTGCTTTTTTTGATATTGGCATGGGCGAGTTGACACAACAGCGCTTTCTCACCGAGCATGAACTGCGAATTGGCATTCCGGCGGGTGAACTGCGATTGTTCGTTCAACCGCAAGTCAACGCGGCCGGTACGCTGGTGAGCTGCGAAGCACTGGTGCGCTGGCAGCATCCAAGGCGGGGTCTGCTGCCACCCGGGGTGTTCATTCCGGTGGCCGAAGAGTCCGATCTGATCATTGAGCTGGAACACTGGGTCACGCGTGAGGCCTGCCGCCTGTTGGCGCAGGAAGAAATGGCAGGCAACCCGCTGCACATGTCGATCAACATCAGCCCGCGCCATTTCCGCCAGTCCGGGTTTTGCGACTGGTTGATAGACCTTCTACAGCAAGAAGGCAACGACCCGGCTTACCTGACGCTGGAGATCACAGAGGGCATGGTGATCGACAACATTGACGAGCTGGTTGCCAAGATGAACCGGCTGTCTAAACTTGGCATTCACTTCTCGATTGATGACTTTGGCACCGGCTACTCGTCATTGGCTTACCTGAAGCGACTACCCATTGATGAGCTGAAAATCGACAAAACCTTTGTGCAGGATGCGCCAACCGACCCGGATGATGGTGCACTGGTGGAAACCATTCTGTCGATTGCCCATCACCTGCATCTGAAAGTGGTGGCAGAAGGTGTTGAGACTCCTGAGCAAGCCATGTTTCTCAACAGCCGCGCTGACGTGATTCACCAGGGCTATCTCTTTGGCCGCCCAGAACCAGCCGATATCTTTCTGGCCCGGCGGTGGCAGACCTTAAGCTAA
- a CDS encoding DMT family transporter, with translation MWTGVFFALAAGLMWGLVFVGPLLLPEYPAVLQTVGRYLAFGLIALPMGWLDRRELAKLSRADWLEALKLAAVGNLLYYLCLSSAIQRAGGPLPTMMIGTLPVVIGISANLRNHQRDGRLPWRQLAPSLMLIALGIACVNQVELQALRQNPQADTWAYAMGAILAAGAVLCWTWYPLRNADWLRGHPNRSPRTWATAQGLATLPLAALGYLGFGGYAYSSDLAFALPFGPRPALFVGLMVAMGLFASWLGTLCWNEASQRLPTATVGQLIVFETLSALLYAFLLRGQWPEPLTLLGIGLLVGGVLWAARIQPEPTGLSLPAE, from the coding sequence ATGTGGACAGGTGTGTTTTTTGCGCTGGCGGCGGGATTGATGTGGGGGCTGGTGTTTGTCGGGCCGCTGTTGTTGCCGGAGTACCCGGCGGTGTTGCAGACGGTGGGGCGCTACCTGGCGTTCGGGCTGATTGCACTGCCCATGGGCTGGCTGGATCGGCGTGAGCTGGCCAAGCTCAGCCGCGCCGACTGGCTGGAGGCACTCAAGCTCGCCGCGGTGGGCAACCTGCTGTATTACCTGTGCCTGTCCAGCGCCATCCAGCGTGCCGGTGGGCCGCTGCCGACCATGATGATCGGCACATTGCCGGTGGTGATTGGCATCAGCGCCAACCTGCGCAACCATCAGCGTGATGGCCGCCTGCCCTGGCGGCAGCTGGCCCCGTCCTTGATGCTGATCGCGCTGGGCATTGCCTGCGTCAACCAGGTGGAATTACAAGCCCTGCGCCAGAACCCGCAGGCCGACACCTGGGCCTATGCCATGGGGGCCATACTGGCCGCCGGGGCTGTGCTGTGCTGGACCTGGTATCCGCTGCGTAATGCCGACTGGCTGCGTGGCCACCCCAACCGCAGCCCGCGCACCTGGGCCACGGCGCAGGGTCTGGCCACGCTGCCGCTGGCGGCGCTGGGCTACCTGGGGTTTGGCGGCTACGCTTACAGCAGCGACCTGGCTTTTGCCCTGCCGTTTGGCCCGCGCCCGGCGCTGTTCGTCGGCCTGATGGTGGCCATGGGTTTGTTTGCCTCCTGGCTGGGTACGCTGTGCTGGAACGAAGCCAGTCAGCGCCTACCCACTGCCACCGTGGGGCAGTTGATCGTGTTCGAGACGTTATCGGCCTTGCTGTACGCCTTTTTGCTGCGCGGCCAGTGGCCCGAGCCGCTGACGCTGCTGGGCATTGGCTTGCTGGTGGGCGGCGTGTTGTGGGCCGCACGTATTCAGCCCGAGCCGACTGGGCTTTCGCTGCCTGCAGAGTGA
- a CDS encoding phosphate/phosphite/phosphonate ABC transporter substrate-binding protein, which translates to MNSLSRRRLLFASAACGLLPFAGAVGAPALPPLKLGIMPFNSTLALIKTHQPLTQYLEASLGRRISVFTSTDYFTYINELLDGHFDLAIAGPHFGIMAKDRGMVILARYRADLQSVFVVRADSPIKHPDELRGKRLVLSSRMSMSSMGGVKWLQESGLELGRDYQLFERSTHGAAIAAVAVKEFDAAITTYTPLKQIPEDVRAAIRVLPVDIHAPHLMTLANTKLGAPMIERARQALRSFSSSVPGREFFAETGYQGYVDVTAADATALKPFVALTVEMMRQGR; encoded by the coding sequence ATGAACTCGTTGTCTCGCCGCCGTTTGCTGTTTGCAAGCGCCGCTTGTGGCTTGCTCCCTTTCGCCGGAGCTGTGGGTGCACCAGCATTACCACCGTTGAAGCTGGGCATCATGCCTTTCAACAGCACGCTGGCGTTGATCAAGACCCACCAGCCCTTGACCCAGTACCTGGAGGCCAGCTTGGGACGGCGCATCAGCGTGTTCACCTCGACCGACTACTTCACCTACATCAACGAATTACTCGACGGTCATTTTGACTTGGCCATCGCCGGGCCGCATTTTGGCATCATGGCGAAAGACCGGGGCATGGTTATCCTGGCTCGCTATCGGGCTGATTTGCAGTCGGTGTTTGTGGTGCGAGCTGACTCCCCCATCAAACATCCTGACGAATTGCGCGGCAAACGCCTGGTGTTGTCAAGCCGCATGTCGATGTCGTCCATGGGCGGCGTGAAATGGCTCCAGGAAAGTGGCCTGGAACTGGGTCGTGACTACCAGTTGTTTGAACGCAGCACGCACGGTGCAGCCATTGCCGCCGTAGCCGTGAAGGAATTCGACGCAGCCATCACCACCTACACACCACTCAAGCAGATTCCAGAAGATGTACGCGCCGCCATCCGGGTATTGCCGGTGGATATTCACGCGCCACATTTAATGACATTGGCCAACACCAAACTGGGCGCACCGATGATCGAGCGGGCGCGGCAAGCGTTGCGCAGTTTTTCGTCTTCGGTGCCTGGGCGTGAATTTTTTGCCGAAACCGGATACCAGGGTTATGTCGATGTGACGGCCGCTGATGCGACGGCACTGAAGCCTTTTGTGGCGCTCACCGTTGAGATGATGAGGCAGGGGCGGTGA
- a CDS encoding nickel-dependent hydrogenase large subunit — protein sequence MGATETQGFKLDNTGRRIVVDPVTRIEGHMRCEVNVDKDNIIRNAVSTGTMWRGLEVILKGRDPRDAWAFVERICGVCTGCHALTSVRAVEDALGITIPKNAYLIREIMAKTLQVHDHAVHFYHLHALDWVDVVSALKADPKKTSELQQLVSPSHPLSSPGYFRDIQNRLKKFVESGQLGPFANGYWGSKAYVLPAEANLMAVTHYLEALDLQKDWVKIHTIFGGKNPHPNYLVGGVPCAINLDGDGASGAPINMERLNFVKSRIDEMIEFNKNVYIPDVLAIGTLYKQAGWLHGGGLSATNVSDYGTYEKVMGDAKTQKLPGGVILNGNWDEIHPIDPRDPEQVQEFVTHSWYKYADDTKGLHPWDGVTEPNYQLGDKTKGTKTNIENIDESAKYSWIKSPRWRGHAMEVGPLSRYILAYAHASKGNTYAQRPKEQIEYAAQVINSAFPKALGLPETQYTAKQLLPTTIGRTLARALEGQYCGEMMLDDFNELVANIKAGDRSTANVEKWDPATWPKEAKGVGTVAAPRGMLGHWIKIKDGRIENYQCVVPTTWNGSPRDAKGQIGAFEASLLGTPMVNPEQPLEILRTLHSFDPCLACSTHVMSPDGQEMAKVKVR from the coding sequence ATGGGTGCAACCGAAACACAGGGCTTCAAGCTGGACAACACGGGCCGACGCATCGTCGTCGACCCGGTGACGCGTATTGAGGGTCACATGCGCTGCGAAGTCAACGTTGACAAAGACAACATCATCCGCAACGCGGTCTCCACCGGCACCATGTGGCGCGGGCTGGAGGTGATTCTGAAAGGCCGTGACCCGCGTGATGCCTGGGCCTTTGTGGAGCGTATTTGCGGTGTCTGCACTGGCTGCCACGCGCTGACCAGCGTGCGCGCCGTGGAAGATGCGCTGGGCATCACGATTCCCAAAAATGCCTACCTGATCCGCGAGATCATGGCCAAGACACTGCAGGTGCACGACCACGCGGTGCATTTCTACCACCTGCATGCGCTGGACTGGGTGGATGTGGTGTCGGCGCTCAAGGCCGATCCCAAGAAGACCAGTGAGCTGCAGCAACTCGTCTCGCCCTCTCACCCGCTGTCTTCACCCGGCTATTTCCGCGACATTCAGAACCGGTTGAAGAAGTTTGTGGAAAGCGGCCAGCTAGGGCCCTTCGCCAACGGGTATTGGGGCAGCAAAGCCTATGTGTTGCCCGCCGAGGCCAACCTGATGGCGGTGACGCACTACCTGGAAGCGCTCGACCTGCAAAAAGACTGGGTCAAGATTCACACCATTTTTGGCGGAAAAAACCCGCACCCCAACTACCTGGTGGGTGGCGTGCCCTGCGCCATCAACCTGGATGGCGACGGTGCATCGGGTGCGCCGATCAACATGGAGCGCCTCAATTTCGTCAAGTCGCGGATCGACGAAATGATCGAGTTCAACAAAAACGTTTACATCCCTGACGTGCTGGCCATTGGCACCCTCTACAAACAAGCCGGATGGTTGCATGGTGGTGGCCTGAGTGCCACCAACGTCAGCGACTATGGCACCTACGAAAAAGTCATGGGGGATGCCAAGACCCAGAAATTGCCCGGCGGTGTCATCCTGAACGGCAACTGGGACGAAATCCACCCGATTGACCCGCGTGACCCGGAGCAGGTGCAGGAATTTGTCACCCACAGCTGGTACAAATATGCCGATGACACCAAGGGTCTGCACCCCTGGGACGGTGTGACCGAACCCAACTACCAGCTCGGTGATAAAACCAAGGGCACTAAAACCAACATCGAGAACATCGACGAGAGCGCCAAGTATTCGTGGATCAAGTCGCCCCGCTGGCGCGGCCACGCCATGGAGGTTGGCCCGCTGTCGCGTTACATCCTGGCCTACGCCCATGCGAGCAAGGGCAACACCTACGCACAACGCCCCAAAGAGCAGATCGAGTACGCCGCGCAAGTCATCAACAGTGCCTTTCCCAAGGCACTGGGCCTGCCGGAAACCCAATACACCGCCAAACAATTGCTGCCCACCACCATTGGCCGCACCCTGGCGCGTGCGCTGGAAGGCCAGTATTGCGGCGAAATGATGCTCGACGATTTCAACGAACTGGTGGCCAACATCAAGGCCGGTGACCGCAGCACCGCCAACGTCGAGAAATGGGACCCGGCCACCTGGCCCAAAGAGGCCAAGGGTGTGGGCACGGTGGCTGCGCCACGCGGCATGCTGGGCCACTGGATCAAGATCAAGGACGGCAGAATAGAGAACTACCAGTGTGTGGTTCCCACCACCTGGAACGGCAGCCCGCGTGATGCCAAGGGCCAGATCGGTGCCTTTGAGGCCAGCCTGCTGGGCACCCCCATGGTCAACCCCGAGCAGCCGCTGGAAATTCTGCGCACGCTGCATTCGTTTGACCCCTGCCTGGCCTGCTCTACCCACGTGATGAGCCCGGATGGCCAGGAGATGGCCAAGGTCAAAGTCCGCTGA
- a CDS encoding TetR/AcrR family transcriptional regulator: MTSPPQTPPSQTSSGHQRLLDAAKRCFLADDYHQVSTRRIAELAQVNVSMIRYYFGSKEGLYEEMIRATLNPLLEVLDGEMLATPEGLTDYLRLYYQTMLAAPEFPVLIVRVLALKHGPGRRFVQQLLERGRTRGTQRVDELKQRGLAGPELDPDVLRMAFVSLAMTPMLLKNVFEEQMERPMDADFLNRLASFNGQMMAAGLAALAHPPTHAKDTL; encoded by the coding sequence ATGACTTCACCACCCCAAACACCTCCCAGCCAGACCAGTTCGGGACACCAGCGGCTGCTGGATGCGGCCAAACGCTGTTTCCTGGCCGACGACTACCACCAGGTCAGCACTCGGCGCATTGCCGAGCTGGCGCAGGTCAACGTCTCAATGATCCGCTACTACTTCGGCAGCAAAGAGGGGCTGTACGAAGAGATGATCCGTGCCACGCTCAACCCTCTGCTGGAGGTGCTGGACGGCGAGATGCTGGCCACACCTGAGGGCTTGACCGACTACCTGCGCCTGTACTACCAGACCATGCTGGCCGCGCCCGAGTTTCCGGTGCTGATCGTGCGGGTGCTGGCCTTGAAACACGGCCCGGGTCGGCGTTTTGTGCAGCAACTGCTGGAGCGAGGCCGCACCCGTGGCACCCAGCGGGTTGATGAGCTGAAGCAGCGCGGGCTGGCCGGGCCAGAGCTTGACCCCGACGTGCTGCGCATGGCCTTCGTCAGCCTGGCCATGACCCCCATGCTGCTAAAAAACGTGTTTGAGGAGCAGATGGAGCGCCCGATGGATGCCGACTTTCTGAACCGCCTGGCCAGCTTCAACGGCCAGATGATGGCCGCCGGACTGGCGGCACTGGCCCACCCTCCAACCCACGCCAAGGACACCTTATGA
- a CDS encoding ABC transporter ATP-binding protein, translating into MLQVQSLHFSYPTQAVFSGWSGTFSAGLTWVQGRNGSGKSTLLKLLAGALPARHGSLKAAGFDLHSTPLDYRRQVFWCGPDAMAFEHLSAPEYWGFMRGLYPRLDEAALRQHLQAFGLEPHLASPLRALSSGTQRKVWISAALAAGTPVRLLDEPFNALDTASLDYLRGVLAAQAQAAEVCWVLISHEDLGEATRWARCLDLSS; encoded by the coding sequence ATGCTGCAAGTTCAATCCCTGCATTTCAGTTACCCCACCCAAGCCGTGTTCAGCGGCTGGTCGGGCACCTTCAGCGCTGGCCTGACCTGGGTGCAGGGGCGCAACGGCAGCGGCAAATCGACCCTGCTCAAGCTGCTGGCCGGGGCCTTGCCCGCGCGTCACGGCAGCCTCAAAGCAGCCGGGTTTGATCTGCACAGCACCCCGCTGGACTACCGCCGCCAGGTGTTCTGGTGCGGCCCGGATGCGATGGCGTTTGAGCACCTCAGCGCCCCCGAGTACTGGGGCTTCATGCGCGGGCTCTACCCCCGGCTGGATGAGGCTGCGCTGCGCCAGCACCTGCAGGCTTTCGGGCTGGAGCCGCACCTGGCCTCACCGCTACGCGCCTTGTCCAGCGGCACGCAGCGCAAGGTCTGGATCAGCGCAGCCCTGGCCGCCGGCACGCCGGTGCGCCTGCTGGATGAACCGTTCAACGCGCTGGATACCGCCTCGCTGGACTACCTGCGCGGCGTGCTGGCTGCGCAAGCCCAGGCTGCCGAGGTGTGCTGGGTGCTGATCAGCCATGAAGACCTGGGTGAAGCCACCCGGTGGGCGCGTTGTCTGGATTTGTCGTCCTGA